From one Enterococcus sp. DIV2402 genomic stretch:
- a CDS encoding cupin has protein sequence MFKYEGNGTIRHIFESEQQVVTNLVLEKGKEIPTHDSPYTVVVVPVKGKIIFSGINFREEIYPGAIIRMSPKEPHSLYALEDSELMVIKSQLVE, from the coding sequence ATGTTTAAATACGAAGGGAATGGAACAATTCGTCATATTTTTGAGTCAGAGCAACAAGTGGTGACGAATTTAGTATTAGAAAAAGGCAAAGAGATTCCAACGCATGATTCACCTTATACAGTAGTTGTAGTTCCTGTTAAAGGAAAGATTATTTTTTCCGGTATCAATTTTAGAGAAGAGATTTATCCTGGAGCGATCATACGTATGTCACCTAAAGAACCACATAGTTTGTATGCTTTAGAAGATAGCGAATTAATGGTGATTAAATCTCAATTAGTAGAATAA
- a CDS encoding DeoR/GlpR family DNA-binding transcription regulator — translation MAREEEIISIVSKNKKIEVNQLAELLNVSRVTIRKDLDKLENRGILHRQHGFAVLNNQDDLNYRLAYNYDLKRKIAREAAKLINNGETVMIESGSTCALLAEELAFNKNDVTIITNSCFIASYIRKAESVKVILLGGEYQKDSQVNVGPLVKKVITEFRIDKLFVGIDGFDAQRGFTGSNINRCDTANAMMTVANQTIVLTDSSKFNQMGVVSGFSFEDISKIYTDNGISEAHAKFLVEKKIELVTV, via the coding sequence ATGGCAAGAGAAGAAGAAATTATTTCTATCGTAAGTAAAAATAAAAAAATAGAAGTGAATCAACTAGCGGAACTGTTGAACGTATCACGAGTAACTATTCGTAAAGATTTAGATAAGCTCGAAAATCGAGGGATTCTTCATCGACAACATGGCTTTGCGGTCTTAAATAATCAAGATGATTTGAATTATCGTTTGGCGTATAATTATGATTTAAAACGAAAAATTGCTAGAGAAGCTGCAAAATTAATTAACAATGGTGAAACAGTGATGATTGAATCGGGTTCTACTTGTGCCTTATTGGCAGAAGAACTAGCCTTTAACAAAAACGATGTCACGATTATCACTAATTCTTGCTTTATTGCTTCCTATATTAGAAAAGCTGAATCGGTTAAAGTGATATTGCTTGGAGGCGAATATCAAAAAGATTCGCAAGTCAATGTTGGACCGTTAGTGAAGAAGGTCATTACTGAATTTCGCATTGATAAATTATTTGTAGGAATTGATGGGTTTGATGCACAAAGAGGTTTTACAGGTAGTAATATTAATCGTTGTGATACTGCCAATGCGATGATGACTGTAGCGAATCAGACCATTGTTTTGACTGATTCAAGCAAGTTTAATCAAATGGGTGTAGTCTCGGGATTTTCTTTTGAAGATATTTCGAAAATTTACACAGATAATGGAATTTCTGAAGCTCATGCAAAATTTCTAGTGGAAAAAAAGATTGAATTAGTGACTGTTTAA
- a CDS encoding HAD family hydrolase: MTKNLIAIDMDGTLLNEKQQISPENREAIKQRSKEDLVYICSGRDFFDICTILERSNLQIPVASLNGSFILDGETKIFSNPFTKAEVFAIFQYIEELPFKLFTNKGTYNAPFYMDRMRKFFKKYGESVNKEKETNNLNYLIAYEKSTDSKEYTEKLFDDEELEVYKIAIYLPESTFSQNFYQKIKKEFQLPITSSGLNDYELLPLGVDKGKTYDIMMAYFGVPAAKKVAIGDSPNDLPMMSVADLSFAVENASEEVKAVCSHIVPSNDDHGVAYVLNNINLF, from the coding sequence ATGACAAAAAATTTAATTGCCATTGATATGGATGGTACGTTATTAAATGAAAAACAACAAATTTCTCCAGAAAATAGAGAAGCAATCAAACAGCGATCGAAGGAAGATTTAGTTTATATTTGTTCAGGAAGAGATTTCTTTGATATTTGTACTATTTTAGAAAGAAGTAATCTGCAAATTCCTGTGGCTTCATTAAACGGTTCATTTATTCTGGATGGAGAAACTAAAATCTTTTCAAATCCCTTTACCAAAGCTGAAGTATTCGCAATATTTCAATATATTGAGGAACTACCTTTTAAATTATTTACCAATAAAGGGACATATAATGCGCCATTTTACATGGATCGAATGCGTAAATTTTTCAAAAAATATGGTGAATCAGTCAATAAAGAAAAAGAAACCAACAATTTAAACTATTTAATTGCTTATGAAAAAAGTACGGATTCCAAAGAATATACAGAAAAACTATTTGATGATGAGGAATTAGAAGTTTATAAGATTGCGATTTATCTGCCTGAAAGTACATTTAGTCAAAATTTTTATCAGAAAATCAAAAAGGAATTTCAATTACCTATTACATCATCGGGTCTGAATGATTATGAATTATTGCCTTTAGGAGTAGATAAAGGGAAAACATATGATATAATGATGGCTTATTTTGGAGTGCCTGCTGCAAAGAAAGTTGCGATTGGAGATAGTCCGAATGATTTACCGATGATGAGTGTTGCCGATTTATCTTTTGCTGTAGAAAATGCTAGTGAAGAGGTCAAAGCTGTATGTTCTCATATAGTACCATCAAATGATGATCATGGAGTAGCATACGTTTTAAATAATATCAATTTATTTTAA
- a CDS encoding GNAT family N-acetyltransferase yields the protein MIIIREAEIVDDPQLLALYQELIPIKLSPKEAEQTTLKLINDKNYFLVVAKEEDEVLGTALGICCQAVTVPFLVIEDVIVKEDTRGKGIGRKLMAALDEFAIGSNCAYAILVSSGHRTVAHQFYENVGFAEDVRGFRKSYIDM from the coding sequence ATGATTATTATTAGAGAAGCAGAAATAGTTGATGATCCACAATTGTTAGCATTATATCAAGAATTGATTCCAATTAAATTGTCACCAAAAGAAGCCGAACAGACGACATTAAAATTAATCAACGATAAAAATTATTTTTTAGTAGTGGCTAAAGAGGAGGACGAAGTATTAGGTACCGCATTAGGAATTTGCTGTCAAGCTGTCACGGTTCCTTTTTTAGTTATTGAAGATGTGATTGTCAAAGAAGACACAAGAGGCAAAGGCATTGGTCGTAAGTTGATGGCAGCATTGGATGAATTTGCGATAGGGAGTAATTGTGCGTATGCTATTTTGGTTTCTTCAGGACATCGAACCGTTGCTCATCAATTTTATGAGAATGTAGGATTTGCAGAAGATGTTAGAGGGTTTCGAAAATCATATATAGACATGTAA
- a CDS encoding MmgE/PrpD family protein has translation MTSQQFVHNFLTVEISTEAIQLAKQAFVDYMSSSLLAKHSPELIQLKTAYQEQLSGNCLLLGDTTAATASFSALYNGFQAHLLDIDDTHGSVRGHPSAVIFSALLTELENYTGKEIVEAYVIGLEIMARLGLAINPHHYLHGWHNTGTLGGLAATGALARLKKLSEEQTLTAMSIATSQAAGLQMQFGTPIKPLHAGLAAKQAVESIRLASAGLSAKQDFLFAKRGFFSVYAEEIKQGALFENWGKTWQIVSPGLWFKQYPFCSAAMAGADAAQALYQKYQLTAEQIKQVEVSFFYGKDQALVNRDPLTGEEGRFSIEYIVWLGITGQEYSLEKFSTKTLTEITRQELRKVRRYYIDEPTAPYTRVVVTLKNGQQVSQNITTPKGSPDNPLTFTEQQRKFYQTVTGTRANLIEQTLMNFETKHGKELKALLQEKD, from the coding sequence GTGACTTCGCAACAATTTGTGCATAATTTTTTAACAGTAGAAATTTCTACAGAAGCGATTCAATTAGCGAAACAAGCTTTCGTTGATTATATGTCTTCTTCTTTATTGGCAAAACATTCACCTGAACTTATTCAGTTGAAAACAGCCTATCAGGAACAGCTGTCAGGCAATTGTTTATTGCTTGGAGACACTACTGCTGCCACTGCTTCTTTTTCAGCATTATATAATGGCTTTCAAGCACATTTATTAGATATTGATGATACTCATGGAAGCGTTCGAGGTCATCCCAGTGCGGTCATTTTTTCTGCTCTACTGACAGAGTTAGAAAACTATACTGGGAAAGAAATAGTAGAAGCTTATGTGATTGGACTTGAAATTATGGCTCGTCTAGGACTAGCTATTAACCCACATCACTATTTGCATGGTTGGCATAATACTGGGACATTAGGAGGGCTTGCGGCAACAGGAGCATTAGCCCGTTTAAAAAAACTATCAGAAGAACAGACATTAACGGCAATGAGTATTGCCACAAGTCAAGCAGCAGGGCTACAAATGCAATTTGGAACGCCAATTAAACCACTACATGCTGGTTTGGCGGCAAAACAAGCAGTAGAATCAATTCGACTAGCCAGTGCTGGTCTTTCAGCTAAGCAAGATTTTTTATTTGCCAAGCGTGGTTTTTTCTCTGTTTATGCAGAGGAAATTAAGCAAGGAGCCTTATTCGAAAACTGGGGAAAGACATGGCAAATTGTATCTCCTGGTTTGTGGTTTAAGCAATATCCTTTTTGTTCAGCAGCTATGGCGGGAGCAGATGCGGCACAAGCGTTGTATCAAAAATATCAGTTAACAGCTGAACAAATTAAACAAGTTGAAGTTAGTTTCTTTTATGGTAAAGATCAAGCCTTAGTCAATCGAGATCCTTTGACTGGAGAAGAAGGACGTTTTTCGATTGAATACATTGTTTGGTTAGGAATAACTGGACAGGAGTATTCTCTAGAAAAATTTTCTACCAAAACACTAACAGAAATAACACGACAAGAACTTCGTAAAGTTAGACGATACTATATTGATGAGCCAACTGCTCCATATACGAGAGTAGTGGTTACTTTAAAAAATGGGCAACAAGTATCCCAAAACATCACCACACCCAAAGGTTCACCTGACAATCCGTTGACTTTCACTGAACAACAGCGGAAATTTTATCAGACAGTGACGGGAACTCGGGCAAATTTAATAGAACAAACACTTATGAACTTTGAAACGAAACATGGCAAGGAATTAAAAGCTCTTTTACAAGAAAAAGATTAA
- a CDS encoding YbaK/EbsC family protein, whose protein sequence is MTKTEVETYLLSKNIPFEPYFFSEELDPAKTPIFKTLVLKGNKTGPVIALIPLNQRLDYKKTAKLTGNRKIGLPPVEIAFELTGYPHGANTPIGIFLHSPDYVFLFDESIYRFKEIAISAGELHKGIIISVDRLVDLITPTMADLLQ, encoded by the coding sequence ATGACAAAAACCGAAGTAGAAACCTATTTACTCTCAAAAAATATTCCTTTTGAACCTTATTTCTTTTCTGAAGAACTTGACCCAGCAAAAACACCCATTTTTAAAACATTAGTCTTAAAAGGAAACAAAACCGGTCCTGTAATTGCCCTCATCCCCTTAAATCAGCGCTTAGATTACAAAAAAACAGCAAAACTTACTGGAAATCGTAAAATAGGTTTGCCACCCGTTGAAATCGCTTTTGAATTGACGGGTTATCCTCACGGTGCCAATACGCCAATCGGTATTTTTTTGCATTCACCCGATTATGTATTTTTATTCGATGAAAGTATCTATCGTTTTAAAGAAATCGCCATTTCTGCTGGAGAACTTCATAAAGGAATAATCATTTCTGTCGATAGACTAGTTGACTTAATCACCCCGACTATGGCAGACTTATTGCAATAA
- a CDS encoding NADPH-dependent oxidoreductase, producing MDILEWFTSHTSVRSFQEKQLSEQLKKQLIQAAQSGSSSNFVQAYSIIEVRNQEKLTEVEAIANFKGYGAEHGVFYLFVADLNRNYQIASHSNNNLEAFSSMESLLVSVVDTTIAAQNMALFAESQDLGICYIGGIRNDLFRIAELFALPKLTIPLFGLIIGYPNIKNEVKPRLFQEEIVKIDEYQEMDPLTLQRYDDVMNSYYQERTNHAQQANWSEKVQEHFKINRRPEVIHFLKHQGFDFFEKNN from the coding sequence ATGGATATTTTAGAATGGTTCACCAGTCATACATCAGTGCGTTCATTTCAAGAAAAACAATTATCTGAACAATTAAAAAAACAATTAATACAAGCCGCTCAAAGTGGCTCATCGTCTAATTTCGTACAGGCATATTCGATTATTGAAGTTAGAAATCAAGAGAAACTAACAGAAGTAGAAGCTATCGCTAATTTTAAAGGTTATGGCGCAGAACATGGCGTGTTTTATCTTTTTGTTGCTGACTTAAATCGTAACTATCAAATTGCTAGCCACAGTAATAACAATTTAGAAGCATTTTCTTCAATGGAATCTTTGTTGGTTTCAGTCGTTGATACAACAATTGCTGCCCAAAATATGGCTTTATTTGCAGAGTCACAAGACTTAGGAATTTGCTATATTGGTGGTATTCGTAATGATCTATTTCGAATAGCTGAATTATTTGCGTTACCTAAGCTTACAATTCCGTTATTTGGTTTAATTATCGGGTATCCAAACATAAAAAATGAAGTAAAACCGCGTCTTTTCCAAGAAGAAATTGTTAAAATTGATGAGTATCAGGAAATGGACCCATTAACTTTACAAAGATACGATGACGTGATGAACAGTTATTATCAAGAACGGACCAATCATGCGCAACAAGCAAATTGGAGTGAAAAAGTTCAAGAACACTTCAAGATTAATCGTCGTCCAGAAGTGATTCATTTTTTAAAACACCAAGGATTTGATTTTTTTGAAAAAAATAATTAG
- a CDS encoding PTS sugar transporter subunit IIA encodes MKRTIFLQLKSIAKEFISSLSFFPSAQLPQQVDITFDNTKTHVSLFAPATGKLKCLNDVIDKVYSTKTLGDGFAITPTNGKVCAPINGEIVSVFPTKHAIGIRDEHENDYLLHMGIGTVDLNGHGFKSFIKPHQKIRVGDVLAIMDLPYILQHNKITDIVFVALSKENIDSIELKESAPVAINDEIAKIIIK; translated from the coding sequence ATGAAACGTACAATTTTCTTGCAATTGAAGTCTATCGCAAAAGAATTTATTTCGTCGTTATCGTTTTTTCCAAGTGCACAGCTTCCCCAGCAAGTGGATATTACTTTTGATAATACAAAAACACATGTCTCACTATTCGCTCCCGCAACAGGTAAATTAAAATGTTTAAATGACGTTATTGATAAAGTGTACTCTACTAAAACTTTAGGTGATGGTTTTGCTATTACGCCAACTAATGGTAAGGTTTGCGCACCTATCAATGGAGAAATTGTTAGTGTCTTTCCAACTAAACATGCAATTGGTATCAGAGATGAACATGAAAATGACTACCTATTGCATATGGGTATTGGTACGGTAGATTTGAACGGACATGGTTTTAAATCATTTATAAAACCACACCAAAAAATCCGTGTAGGTGATGTCCTTGCAATTATGGATTTACCTTATATTTTGCAGCACAATAAAATTACCGATATCGTCTTTGTTGCTTTATCCAAAGAGAATATCGATTCGATTGAATTAAAAGAATCCGCACCTGTAGCAATAAATGATGAAATTGCAAAAATAATCATAAAGTAG
- a CDS encoding MFS transporter encodes MQEKNIKLLPAIIATGMLSFAGVLIETAMNVTFPTLINEFGITTGQVQWVTTIYLLVISIFVPFSNYLLKTMSIRKLFVIANLLFIAGLLIDFLAMNFPILLVGRFLQGMSTGIALPLMFYIILTFSSPEKRGTMMGIGTMTTSIAPALGPTYGGILTAHLSWHYIFLLLVPILAISLVMGIIAIPESKPQGNSRLDVLGLLGVTLLFTGFLMFLNQIHQWQAFIWLLMGIIGLALFYYQSKHAKEPLVELGILKQQQFRVFLMGFLVCQALLLGVSFVLPNFVQIVLGEDAFVAGLLMLPGASVGAILAPISGNLLDRFGSKKPILIGLVFAIIGWTGLTILLKQPLLLSLVVGHVVYMIGIGLCYSNMMTTGMNQLKRSEYGDGNTIFNTLQQFSGAVSTAVVATIIGIFQQNGTNIVDSTIKGSQIAMFVLLVLLVGAFIRCVTYFTK; translated from the coding sequence ATGCAAGAAAAAAATATCAAACTATTACCAGCAATTATTGCCACGGGAATGCTGTCATTTGCAGGTGTTTTAATTGAAACGGCAATGAATGTTACATTCCCAACACTAATTAACGAATTTGGAATAACGACTGGACAAGTTCAGTGGGTGACAACTATTTATTTACTTGTTATTTCAATATTTGTTCCTTTTTCTAATTATTTGTTAAAGACTATGTCGATTCGTAAATTATTTGTGATTGCTAATCTCTTATTTATTGCGGGCCTTTTAATTGATTTCTTAGCGATGAACTTCCCAATATTATTAGTGGGGCGTTTTTTACAAGGGATGAGTACGGGGATTGCGTTACCATTAATGTTCTATATTATATTAACGTTTAGTTCACCAGAAAAGCGTGGCACAATGATGGGAATTGGAACCATGACAACTTCCATTGCACCTGCATTAGGCCCAACCTATGGGGGAATTTTAACTGCTCATTTATCTTGGCATTATATCTTTTTATTATTAGTTCCAATTTTGGCAATTTCCCTTGTTATGGGAATAATCGCTATTCCTGAATCCAAACCACAAGGAAATAGTCGCTTAGATGTTTTAGGATTATTGGGAGTAACGTTATTGTTCACCGGATTTTTAATGTTTCTTAATCAGATTCATCAATGGCAAGCCTTCATTTGGTTACTGATGGGTATCATTGGTTTAGCTTTATTTTATTATCAATCAAAACACGCGAAAGAACCTCTTGTGGAGTTAGGTATCTTAAAGCAACAACAATTTCGAGTATTTTTAATGGGCTTTTTGGTTTGTCAGGCATTGTTATTAGGTGTTTCTTTTGTTTTACCGAATTTTGTACAGATTGTATTAGGTGAAGATGCTTTTGTGGCGGGGTTATTAATGTTACCAGGAGCGTCAGTCGGAGCGATTTTGGCACCCATCTCTGGTAATTTATTGGATCGTTTTGGTAGTAAAAAACCAATACTGATTGGTTTAGTCTTTGCGATAATTGGTTGGACTGGTTTAACTATATTATTGAAGCAACCACTGTTACTCTCGCTTGTCGTGGGGCATGTCGTTTATATGATTGGTATTGGTTTATGCTATAGTAATATGATGACAACTGGTATGAATCAATTAAAACGTAGTGAATACGGCGATGGCAATACTATTTTTAATACGCTGCAACAATTTTCTGGTGCGGTTTCGACAGCCGTTGTGGCCACCATTATCGGGATTTTCCAACAAAACGGAACGAATATAGTTGATTCAACGATTAAAGGTTCACAAATAGCAATGTTTGTATTGTTAGTGTTATTAGTGGGAGCATTTATCCGTTGTGTCACTTATTTCACAAAATAA
- the purB gene encoding adenylosuccinate lyase, with protein sequence MGSHVIDLVMLRNNFGTEEMRKVWDDKNRLQQHLKIEAALAQAEGELGIIPIEAAEKIRAVVTVEKYTVEEIAAEAAKIKHSFMATINAIQNQAGEAGEFVHYGATTQDIVDTGAMLQLKESYEIILRDIQAITEKLAELAKKYQYTTMVGRTHGMQALPTTFGYKLAVWLDEFGRHQERLQEIKERVFVGNINGAIGSYASFGPKGTEIERRTLDILGLGTPVISWQSARDRFSEYASVIALISGTLGKIGNEFYNLMRTEINELEEGFSKGKIGSSTMPHKRNPAAFEGLASLTPAVLKSVALIHESMHVEHERDAMSWRLEWIALPEINSYIAAQLANFKVILNDLRVNEQGMKDNLERQQGLLLSEKVMFEVGKKLGKQTAHHVVYECSMKAFEEQKSFLDVLLEQPEITATYSKEEISEWLVAENYIGLAAEKVDEVINHLKEKRLLEQ encoded by the coding sequence ATGGGGTCACATGTTATTGATTTAGTCATGTTGCGAAATAATTTCGGGACAGAAGAAATGCGGAAAGTATGGGACGATAAAAATCGTTTGCAACAACACTTAAAAATTGAAGCAGCGTTAGCACAAGCAGAAGGTGAATTGGGCATTATTCCTATAGAAGCTGCTGAAAAAATACGTGCAGTTGTAACGGTAGAAAAATATACAGTTGAAGAAATTGCTGCCGAAGCTGCTAAAATTAAACATTCATTTATGGCAACCATTAATGCCATTCAAAATCAAGCAGGGGAAGCAGGGGAATTTGTTCACTATGGCGCAACTACTCAAGATATCGTTGATACAGGGGCAATGCTACAGCTGAAAGAATCCTATGAAATTATTTTACGTGATATACAAGCAATTACGGAAAAATTAGCAGAACTAGCTAAAAAGTATCAATACACAACAATGGTAGGTCGGACTCATGGCATGCAGGCATTGCCAACCACATTTGGTTATAAATTAGCTGTCTGGTTAGATGAGTTTGGACGTCATCAAGAACGATTGCAAGAAATAAAAGAGCGCGTTTTTGTAGGAAACATAAATGGAGCGATTGGTTCGTATGCTTCTTTTGGACCAAAAGGAACAGAAATTGAGCGTCGTACTTTAGACATTTTAGGTTTAGGTACACCTGTCATTAGTTGGCAATCTGCTCGTGATCGTTTTTCTGAATATGCTTCAGTGATTGCTTTAATTAGTGGCACGTTAGGGAAAATTGGCAATGAGTTTTATAACTTAATGCGTACAGAAATTAACGAATTAGAAGAGGGTTTTTCTAAAGGGAAAATTGGTTCGTCTACGATGCCGCATAAAAGAAATCCTGCAGCTTTTGAAGGTCTTGCTAGCTTAACTCCAGCAGTCTTAAAAAGTGTTGCGCTGATCCATGAATCCATGCACGTTGAGCATGAAAGAGATGCGATGAGTTGGCGACTAGAATGGATTGCGTTACCAGAAATCAATAGTTATATTGCGGCTCAATTGGCTAACTTTAAAGTTATTTTAAATGATCTTCGTGTCAATGAACAAGGCATGAAAGACAATCTTGAACGACAACAAGGCCTATTGCTTTCGGAAAAAGTTATGTTTGAAGTTGGCAAAAAACTAGGAAAACAAACAGCGCATCATGTTGTTTATGAATGTTCAATGAAAGCTTTTGAAGAACAAAAATCATTTTTGGATGTATTGTTGGAGCAACCAGAAATCACTGCAACGTATAGTAAAGAAGAAATTTCAGAATGGTTAGTAGCTGAAAATTATATTGGTTTAGCTGCAGAAAAAGTGGATGAAGTCATTAATCATCTAAAAGAAAAAAGGTTGTTGGAACAGTAA
- a CDS encoding glutathione S-transferase family protein translates to MGMLVNGKWTQDNRYANEKGEFIRKDSQFRNWITSDGSAGPTGEGGFQAEPNRYHLYVSYACPWASRTLIFRNLKGLEDMISLSVVNPLMLKNGWTFEEAEGVISDPIFDAKFLYEIYAQVDPEYSGRVTVPVLYDKKQNKIVSNESAEIIRMFNSAFDNVGATPGNYLPEAKLAQIDAWNEKIYHDINNGVYKAGFATKQEVYEQTVIKLFKRLDEIEGVLENQRFLISDEPTEADWRLFPTLVRFDSVYVGHFKCNLRQIREYKNLWRYTRELYNWPKIAQTVNMSHIKQHYYISHDFINPTQIVPKGPEIDFRLD, encoded by the coding sequence ATGGGAATGTTAGTCAATGGAAAATGGACGCAAGACAATCGTTATGCTAATGAAAAAGGGGAATTCATTCGCAAAGATTCACAATTTCGCAATTGGATTACATCAGATGGTAGTGCTGGACCAACTGGAGAAGGAGGTTTTCAAGCAGAACCGAATCGTTATCATCTATACGTTTCGTATGCTTGTCCTTGGGCATCTCGCACTTTAATATTTCGCAACTTAAAAGGCTTAGAAGATATGATTTCATTATCAGTTGTTAATCCATTAATGCTTAAAAATGGCTGGACGTTTGAGGAAGCAGAGGGCGTCATCTCTGATCCAATTTTTGATGCAAAATTTCTCTATGAAATTTATGCTCAGGTTGACCCAGAGTATAGTGGTCGTGTGACCGTTCCAGTATTATATGACAAAAAACAAAATAAGATCGTTAGTAACGAATCTGCGGAGATTATTCGTATGTTCAATAGTGCGTTTGATAATGTTGGTGCAACCCCAGGAAATTATCTGCCTGAAGCTAAACTAGCACAAATTGATGCGTGGAATGAGAAGATTTACCATGACATTAATAATGGTGTTTATAAAGCAGGTTTTGCTACAAAACAAGAAGTTTACGAACAAACAGTAATAAAATTATTTAAACGCTTGGATGAAATTGAGGGCGTTTTAGAAAATCAACGCTTTTTGATTAGTGATGAACCTACTGAAGCAGATTGGCGTTTATTTCCAACTTTAGTACGTTTTGATTCAGTCTATGTTGGACATTTTAAATGTAATTTACGACAAATTAGAGAGTACAAAAACTTGTGGCGTTATACAAGAGAATTATATAATTGGCCGAAAATTGCTCAAACTGTTAATATGTCGCATATTAAACAGCATTATTATATTAGCCACGACTTTATCAATCCGACACAAATTGTACCAAAAGGACCAGAAATAGATTTTCGATTAGATTAA
- a CDS encoding GNAT family N-acetyltransferase, translating into MSLRLLTKADLESYHFVLHHGYQQTKEFPISFEAADYSKEDSLKWLEAHPTYGWFDEELTSVLSLRMPWGAEPGPYGVPHIGHFTTHPNYSGKGYGRQLYQQVEQEILKKQLRTPFVTLGTAASHPWLNEMYQRFGFHEIARKQLTGKQHITIYYQKDL; encoded by the coding sequence ATGAGTTTACGTCTATTAACGAAAGCAGATTTAGAAAGTTATCATTTTGTACTTCATCATGGTTACCAACAGACCAAAGAATTTCCTATTTCATTTGAAGCTGCTGATTATAGCAAAGAAGATAGTTTGAAGTGGCTAGAAGCTCATCCGACATATGGTTGGTTTGATGAAGAGTTGACCAGTGTTCTTTCTCTAAGAATGCCTTGGGGAGCTGAACCAGGCCCCTATGGTGTGCCACATATCGGTCATTTTACAACCCATCCTAATTACAGTGGCAAAGGGTATGGGAGACAGCTTTATCAGCAAGTTGAACAAGAAATCTTAAAAAAGCAGTTACGAACACCCTTTGTTACATTAGGAACCGCTGCATCGCATCCTTGGTTAAATGAGATGTATCAGCGTTTTGGCTTTCATGAAATTGCACGAAAGCAATTAACAGGTAAACAACATATTACAATCTATTATCAAAAAGACTTATAA
- a CDS encoding class I SAM-dependent methyltransferase, with product MKNKEVGHNFLARLGKTKLRPGGIEATNWLIEQAQLNADSQILEVACNMGTTMIYLAKTYQCQVIGLDQSQQALEKARHNIAKEHLEKKLSVVQGNALKLPFEDQSFDVVINEAMLTMLVGKAKDKAIKEYFRVLKPNGVLLTHDVCLLNTDKRIEILTGLRDTIHVKVEPLTVEEWDKKFVDNGFHVTQKYGKMSLMDPIGMIRDEGFSGAFKIIRNGLKKENKEQFKKMFVFFRNHKKEIGYIVTVSQKKGENNDV from the coding sequence ATGAAAAATAAAGAGGTAGGTCACAATTTTTTAGCACGCTTAGGAAAAACCAAATTACGTCCTGGTGGAATAGAAGCAACAAATTGGTTAATCGAGCAGGCACAACTTAATGCGGATTCACAAATATTGGAAGTTGCTTGTAATATGGGAACCACCATGATTTATTTGGCTAAAACATATCAGTGTCAGGTAATTGGCTTAGATCAAAGTCAACAAGCATTAGAAAAAGCACGCCACAATATTGCTAAAGAACACCTAGAAAAAAAGTTATCAGTGGTTCAAGGAAATGCGTTAAAATTGCCCTTTGAAGATCAAAGTTTTGATGTGGTAATTAACGAAGCAATGTTAACGATGCTTGTTGGCAAAGCAAAAGATAAAGCCATCAAAGAATATTTCCGTGTTTTAAAACCCAATGGCGTATTATTAACGCATGATGTCTGTTTGTTAAATACAGATAAGCGGATAGAAATTTTAACTGGCTTACGGGATACGATTCATGTGAAGGTAGAACCATTAACTGTTGAAGAGTGGGATAAAAAATTTGTAGACAATGGATTTCATGTTACACAAAAATATGGAAAAATGTCATTAATGGATCCAATAGGTATGATACGAGATGAAGGTTTTTCTGGCGCGTTTAAAATCATAAGAAATGGTTTGAAGAAAGAAAATAAGGAGCAATTCAAAAAAATGTTTGTCTTTTTTAGAAATCATAAGAAAGAAATTGGTTATATTGTAACCGTTAGTCAAAAGAAGGGGGAAAATAACGATGTTTAA